Within the Taeniopygia guttata chromosome 15, bTaeGut7.mat, whole genome shotgun sequence genome, the region ACTGGGCCAGGACAGACATGGCACTGCTGCACTcccacaccagcactgctgcaagGAATGGGTTCCTAAAACTACAGGGTGCCTTAGGAAAGCACATCCAGATTAGTAGTATGAAATGTGTACACTTACCACCTCTCCAGATTCAGCCACCTCATGCTGATTCCTGGCAAATCATCTCAGCGTTAcagtccccagccctggcagcatcTGATCAAATCCAGGCTAATCTCCTGTATCCCTGCTGTGTTTGTGACCTGTTGGGTGTCCCCCAAGTCCTGCTACCAAAGGAGTGCAAGCAGCCATGTCCAGGACAATGCTGTCCACTTGGTGAGGCTGAGGAAGGCCTCATTAGAGCTCATTTGTGCTGATTACAAATGAGCCTCCCTAATCCTACACTTTCAACTGTGATGTGTGGGTCAGGAACACAACTTTGAAGCACTTAAACACTTTAAGTGTTACCAGGTGTTCCCAGGGTGAACATTTTCTAAAAACTAGCTTGGATGATCATTTCCCAAGAATCAGTAGTGCATCACAAAGCACGAGGGATCAGCAGTGAGGAGGGACAGTGTCTGTGCGCATCTGGGGCAAGAGGAGCCCCTCGTCCTGGCTCACAGGgctcacagctcctggcagaggATGGCAGACACTGTTTGGCCTGTGTCTGTGGTGTCCTACACTGCTGTCCCAAATCAATTCTTGCTGTCACACCAGCAGCTTGATGCCAGTTTGTGCCCCAGATGTCAAAGGCTCCATCCTATTACTAATCCACTGAGCCATCAGTCAGTCCCTTGATGCAGGCTGGATTTACACCAGTAACCTACAAGTGAAAGTCTCAGGGTCATTTTCTCAATCCCttgatctctccctgtcccctgacAGCTGTGCCAAAATGACTGTCTTGAATCAGTCCTGCCTGGTCTCCCTGGCACCCCGATTGTTCATGAGCAATGAGGGGCACATGTTTAGAGTATTAGCCATTTACTGCTGGAAAAtgggatcaggatttgggatgtccaaaaacagcagcaaaaatatgTGGGTTAGAAGCAGGCCTCATGGCTAATGAGGTATCTAAGAAATAAGTGTgagccagccccactgccccaTAGCCTTCCCAACTGGCACAGGGCTACAAGGCTCAGGTGCCCACAAGGGaccagctgtgccctgccatGCAGAGCTCCTTGGAAGCAGCTCCCTGGTACAAAATTGGAGATAAGAGCAAAAGGATTATCTCTGGAATTAGATTATTTAGATTGGATCTTTAATCTCTGCCTCTGTCTACACAAGGAAATAGTAAAAGTCCCTAGGattatttggggtttgttgtGAAAGTAAAATTAGGCTAGCAGCAGGAACTCAAGAGcttctgatggaaaaaaaaaatgaaggcttTTGAGCCCTGCCCTGTCTGACCTGTTCACTGTATCATGGTGAGACCTGGCAGAACAGAGCTACAGATGATTTGGCAGACTCAGCTTTCCTCAGAAGTAGCTGTGGTTCCAGGACTGCCTCTGCAATTACACAAAGGTGTCCTGCAGCCAGCCTTTGCCTAGTACTCTTGGGATgacaggcacagctctgccacaccACAAACACAGGGACCTGCTTAAGCGAAAGTGGCCGTAGTTTGCAGGGAAGATGCCCAGCCACCGTGATGCTGCACTGTGGATCAGTGCAGCCTCCAGACATGTTAAATAAACACTGTCCTGCCATCCGATGCTGCGGGCAAAAGATGTGACTGCTCAGGGCAGGGTCTGGAAGGAGCAGGCAGAAGCAGCCACCACACTTGTGGCCTCTGACTATCCACTGGGCTCTTGCAGCTGGCTGTGGCACAAGGCATGCACCCCGAGCCATCCCCAGCGCCCACAGGCAGGCACAGCAGTCTGcagcacacaggcagcagcacagctgtctGTCCTGCTCCACATGCACAAGCAGCTCCTTCCTCAACAGGCTCCCCTGCAAGTGCAGCACAGTTGTGTACTAGCACTCCCTTTGGCAGACGTAAGCCTGTACACGGCTCCCCCTCCCCATTATCACCCTAAACACATTTGTAACATACCAGGACTCCGGACTCTGTTCAATGTATCACCCTCATCTCCAAAATCACCCTCAACAATACAGCTACTGAGCCAGTAGAAATCTGTAAATATCCATTTTCCAGTTTCTTGGCTCACACCCACATTTCTAAGATGGGACCAGCTCCATAGATAACACACACAGTGGGTATACACCCATTTGCATACAAAGTCTTCTATTGCTTCACTCCCAGGTACCTATCTGCACTCCTTGCTTttatgtgcacacacacaaaccctTCCTAGTGCACACACCTGTGCAAACACAAGTAAACACGCACACAAAGACAAGTATAAGgagaaacataatttttctgTCACTGGAGCATCAGCCATCACTACAGCTGGTTGGCACAGCAACaggaaagcaaaagagaaaatattcctTTGGGACATGGATTTGTGGACCCCAAAAATCTGATAGAGGACCTTGGAAGTGAAAGATTCGGAGGAAGCAGGAAGATGTTGGTCCTTGACCTCCCAGTTTGAGTAAGGAGGCAACCAAGAGGAAAACAGTTCCCAGTCACACCAAGAAACACACAGTGATGATAGTGCCCTTTGAAGccaaacagaaattaatcctGGCAATTTGTGACTGAGCCTTTGTATAGAGGAAGGAAACAACTGTAGGTCTGGTAGAGTAGGGGAAGGGAGAGGTAGGTTGGGAGCATCCTGGGGAAAGGAGGGTAAGATCTGATGTGCCTGGAAGCACCTGGTAGGGCCTGGAGGCTACTGTCTTCACTATTGCAGACATGTGCAGCATTTCTGAGTGTGAAGAGGTTGGAGAGCTGGGCACTGCTACACAAAGAGGCTCTCAGCCAATCCCCAGCACCAGTGGAGTTACATCTCAGTTCTCACAGCATGGCCCCACCATACATGTGCTCACAGTTGTGTCTAGAATGAGCTGAAAAGGGTGAGGTGGGCTACTGCTGCCTATCCCCTTCCCACCCAGCTCCCCTCTGGGCCCTTTCTCCCATTGCTCCTTCCCACGATACTGCAGGGGCTCTCACCTGTGTCCATGCCAGTGGAGGAGATGCAGAGATGGGGACCCTTCGCATTCCCTCACTGTGAGGTACCTCCAGGCCCTTTGGGGACAGCGAGAAGGAGGGCAGAGTCCTGACACAGACTTAGTGGCCAGCACTGACTCCCCAAGGACTTGCCTCTGGATCCTGGTGCAGACACTGGGGTGTGCATCTGCCCGAGCCCTCTCCCCCAGGCCGGTCACAACCTCTCACAGGGACATCCAGGCTCCACATCATTTCAACGTGCATATTTATCACTTTCCCCTTGCAAGACATATATTTGAATTTACTTTTGGTAAACATAACCATAGGAGATGCAAATAAGTGTTGGGGAAGCATAAATAACTCCACATAGATAGACACACACTGAGACAGCAAACACAGACACGGTTCACCAAGGGAAACCCAGAAGTGCAGAGCACGCCCTGAGGCTGCCACCAGTCCCAATGGCTTTGCTCTCATCCACCAAGCCAAGAGGatttctcctgcttttgctttgcagcagctggtgggagaataaagctggggaggaggagTCTAAAGTTGCAAATATTCCATGAAAGCATCATGGCAAGTCCTGGCCCTGCAGTTTCCTGCAATCTTCTTCAAGGAATGGTTCCAGTTGTAGGAAGTTGCAAGTCTTTCACAGTGTGAAAGGGTGGAGGGGCATGGGGACCACCAtgagggaggagcagcaggtcATCTTGCAATGTCCGAATTGCAGCCAGCCGATAAACCTTCGTGTAGGAACATCGGGGCTAGATGCTCCATCTAGGTCCTCTTCTGCCCTCTCTAAGGTGCTGATTCTTCTTTAGCTGAGAATAATCTTCAACGGGACATCATGCGAACAAACTCTGCAACCAACAACACAAGACAGCCCTGAACCAGAAGGCATCCATGgtctccagcccagctctcatTCAGGGTGAGACTGGGagtccccaggctgccagcaaAGTCTGTGTGCTCCAAAACTGGCCCTGAGAGCTCCCACAACATGGGCTTTAGTCCTTGCATTAGATATGGTGATAAGATCCCTCCAGCAGGTCAATTCATTGCCTTGGACTCCTTCCCAGCCACCTACGGTCTTGTTTGCACAAGCAACTCTTTGTGCAACACTACAGCAAGCATTGTCTCCCTTCACTGTAACTTCAGGGAACCTTGATTTACAGTTTTGGGAACACAGTATGATTTCTTAGCAAACTTGCCAGTTCACAGAGATACCAGTGTGGGAAAGCATGAGTGTTGTGCCAGTATCTATACAGGCATTCTTGCAGAGAAAAGTTCACTTTAAGGGACTTCTTGTATTTAAAGATACATGTTAACTGTAAGGATACCCTGGATCTATTTCTTGACTACCCTGAAGTTTTTGAAGACAATTGCAATTGTTCAAAATGAGCGTAAATGCCATCAAATATAAATGTGTTTTCATTCTGCACTTGAATTGCTGAAGAACTAATGACTCTGTAAAGAGCAGGGCAGTGGAAATTACCCCCTTTACTTCTCCTTTTCCGTTGATAGAAGTGTCCTTTGACAACTAAAGTGGTAACTCACAGAGAAATTGATACTGGGATAGCATTTCATGTATTTTAGCTGTCTAACATAATTTAGCTGTGGGAAACAAGGAGAGCTACTGTCTGTAATCAGCCAGTGCATTAGAACAACCGCAGCTACCAGATACTTTCTAGGAAGACACTGGTGGTATTCTAATGTTTTCAAAGCCCTCAGAGGCTTCAGTAATCCTGAGGACTGAGATGCTTTGTCATGTAGGAGACCCAGGAATACTGCTGAGCCAAAAAAATTATATccattttactttaattttataGTTCCTGTACTTCACCCTTACTGCAAAGGGACATCTGGATTTCTACCAGGGGAAAAAGCAGCCTGCCACACTCTCACACCTTCCAGCTCTTACATCTTCTTAGCTGTCTGATATCAGCTGCTTCCTTGCCAGAAACCCTGGGCTCTATTAATATTGCTCCTGCCACAGCTAATGGCTAGGATAGTAGCCTAACCACTCTTATTTTTCAAAGTCCTTCTGGCATGAAAAGTgtgagaagaaattaattatctCTAGGATTTAACATGACACCTATGGATCAGATATCTGCAGCCTTAGTGAGCACAGCTAGCATGTGACCATCTTCTGGCATAAAGGCACAGAAACAAATTCTCTCTAAAGCCATATAACAAAGGTGAGCCAGAGGAAATGGAAGGTGCAATGCATTCTCCAAAGCAATTCAGCCACCCCACAGCTCTTGCAATAgatttaaagaaaggaaaatgcccCATAAAACAATTGCAGGCACAGCATGTGTGCACCAGGATCTGTTTCTGTATGACAGGTTTTATCTCTTATCATGCTAGAATTATGGAGATCCAATTGAACCTGAGATGAAGCAAGAGATGATACACAAATGAACAATTCatctgactgaaaaaataaagttattttttctccatatttCAGAACCCTGAGATCTGAGCATGCAAGTCTTCAGCTTCTGATTTGAAACTGACTCACACCAGGAGAGATGGACAGTGAGCATTGATCCCTTCTCACCTTCAAAATCAACACGCCCATCTCCATTCAGATCCACGTCCCGGATGATCTCTTCAATATCCCGGTGACCCACCTGCTGCCCTAGAAGTTTTTTCATGGCTTCTCGCAGCTCACTGGTGCTGATTTCCCCATCTCCATTGGTGTCAAACTGCAAGTACATGAAAAATACCAGCAGGGGAAATACAGTTAAGGGAAACAGATATTGCTCTGGATTGGTTTTTGTATTGTCTTGCTCCTGAGTGCCCTGTATTTTCTCCATTCCTTCCAAGtccctcctttttcttctttgagtATCTTTTGGATCCAGTCTGTCTTTTCTCCTCAGAAAACCCTTGCAAATGCTGTGTCTGCaccagcttttcttttcttttccttgcctCAAGAGTTCCCTTATCTTAGCAATATTCTCTGCTCTTCCCTTATTCCATGCCTGACTGGGCTCTTTCTAGATGTTCCACTGTGctgctctctcctcctcctcttctcttctccagtgAGTCTTCTCTCTATCCTGTCTTGTGTTGCTCACTTCTCTGGGGGCATGCACACGAGATCACTCACCTCTCTGAAGGCATCACGGAGTTCTTTTACACCAATCATGTCTGCAGTCTCCGCTAGAAGTTTTGGTCCCATCAGCTCAACAAAATCTTCAAAATCCACATGGCCACCCACTTGGGACAAGATGAAAGATTGTGTGTAAGAACTCCATAAGTTAGCCAAGACCAGGACTCACTTTGCATTTCTGTGTGCCTCAGAGAGCACTTGGCCCTTCAGGAAGCAAAGCGCAGAAGGTGTGGGACAGTGGAAGGAAAATGAGAGGTATCTTCTGCATTACGGGCTGGGCAGAATGAGCCCAAGCTATTCCATCCTGGGCTGCCATGGACTGTCACACCCTTATTGCATCACATAGTACATATCAGAGGCTTGATCGCTCTAGTGCTTATAGCAACACTCTGCTGCGCCTGTGCCAAAGGGCATAGCAAGGGCACAGCGTGATgttcctgcagagcctgggcagtgccctgcagcagtgATGCAGTCCTGCTCCATTACAGCAGCTAATGTATGTCCAACTGTTTATTCATTGTATTAGTTCTTTTACTTATTAGTGCCCTGAGAGCTGTCAGCAACACTCTCAAATTCCCAAGCAGTTGTGTGCCAGGTTTATCAGCTGCTTTTGTGTGCGACTGGTTGAATATGTCACAGCTGTTCTCGTTTCCTTGACCAAGTAATTTGTCCTTTTAACATAATCCCGTGTTAGAAATAACATACACTAAATATGCTTCTCCCCACCTGGCTGAGGGTGAtaccctgccctgccacagaTGAGAGCTGACAAAAACGATGGTGAAAGACAAGGGTCACAAACACAGTTACAGTGAATCAGATGCATTTGTCACATTTTTCCATGACTGCAGCAGATACTCCCATCTgatgctgccagcacagctcactCACGGCCCATCCCCAGGCACACAGCAGATacacaaaaaaccaccacagaCCAACAGCCCATCCATCACCCATCTAAATGAAGCATCCCAATCTTCCCAGGCTTGCTCTTCAGTCCGACACCATCTGACAGCAGCTTCAATGTGACAACACACAGAACCTGTGCACCGGTGCCTGACTGCACACATTAAGGGCAGTTTTATACCTGACAACAGAAGCAAGAAGGACAACCCTTCCACTCACTGTTCCCATATACAGTACAGTCCACACAGTCCCTTTGATAAGCAAAAACAAAGGCATCGACTTCTAGGGACCACAAACAAACAGGAGAGATGGTAAGAAATGAAAATCAGAACcaaagaagaggggaaaaatccAAAGGAAAAGAGGCAGCCAGAGACTAAGAGAGCCTGAGGAAATTATGCAGGGTGCAGCAGCAACAGGCAGGTACAGCTGGGTGTGTATTACTCACAGTTCATGTTGATCTGCTGGGATAGCTCTATTAGCTCCATCTCAGTAGGCATGTAGCCCATAGTGCGCATGCAGTTCCCCAGGTCCCTGCAGTTAATAAACCCATCCTTGTCTTTATCAAACTCCTTAAAGGCTTCTCTTAATTCTGCAGGAAAGGAAGAACAATGTTGTCAGTGACAGCTTGAAATACCTTTCCCAAGAAAACTCCCCAGAATAAACAGCACTTTATGAAGCCAGACTCTCTAAGATACTCAGCATTTTCCCACCAGATCTCCCTGCATGAGGCAATGACTGGAGCAAAGTTAAGCTCTTctgtcagcagtgctgctggcccATTCCTGGCTGGAAAGCTTGCTTGGACTACGAGCATCAAATATGCTTCTCATTGCTAAACTGTGCTCCCTAAAGAAACTGCAACTAGTATGTTTTTCCAACATTTACCTCTGCATCTATTATATACCTCTCACTGTAGGAATTAGCAGGTAAGACAGCTTCCTTGGAGTCATATTATAGTATCATGCTCCACAACATTTTCTGTGGGAGCTGGAGTTCTCTCACAGCCAATATCCCATTACTTATTTATCCTCTCACCCTGAAGAATATGGAATGGATGCAAATTCCTTCACAGTCAGAACTCTTTCAGTTTTATACATTATTTCTTTTGCTGGGGTTTCCAGGAATTATTCTAGTAATCATCTCCCTTGATTTGCCCCAAATCATTTTAACCCATGGGGACCATCATGAAAGGGCCAGCCAATAGGTTTTCACTGGGCAGGGAGAAAGAGGACAAAGAAGGAGCAACAAATTTTACCTTCAATTTCTTCCGGACGCAGCTCTCTATCCTGCAAAAAGAGAACACATTATGTTAAAGACATTCATTGGCCACAAACATAGTTTCAAAATAGCACTTGTTGGTACAAAGGATTCTGGAACAAGCCAGAAAGTGAGAGAAGAAACAAGAAGGTGATGACATGTTTAATACCATCTACCTAGGAAGGCTTCCCAGCTTTCCTTCCCAAAGAGAGGGGTGTTAATCTGCACAGATTTCTCTGCAAGCCCCTCTCCCTCTCATCTGGTGGACAGAGGAATGACAGGTGGTCCCTGAACAGAATAGACCTGGACCAACACAGCATGATTTGTGGCCTCCCCACTGATGGTATTACTGGCACCTTCATGAAGCTGCTTCATCATTCCCCAGCACCAAGTTCTGGAGCAGAGACTGTCCCTGTAGCAGTTATGatctcctctggagctctgATTGTATTTCTACTGCCACTCCCGCTGACACACACAGATCAAAGCAGCTGGAAGCAGTCCTTGTAACCAGCAGGTTTAGACCATCATCTGCTCAGATCACTGCTTGATCTCTGTCCTTCTGGCAGGACAGCAACAGCCATGAGGTTTCTCACAGTCAATGTCTCAGTGATGTCTCCTACAATCTGTCCCAAAAAAAAGGTAGTaatttcccccttccctccagcctCAACTCCATATACAAGCATTTTGAAACCAGTCATGAAGGCAGACACACAACATATCCATCATCAAGGTCATCTACAAATTAAACAGGACAAGGATTCACCATGTTCAGGAAACACTGCAACTTCAAACATCCAATTTGAATTTCTCTGAAGAAGGGGGAGGATATAAGAGTATAGGAAAGTCCAACACTGCACCAGGAAGAAGATGTGAGCATGGAAATGCACTGCTTTCTGGTTTAAATGCTCTTTCTAATTCATCTCATGGGCTCCCAGGCAAATCCAAAACATCTGAGAATTTGGAAACACGGAAACGCGATCTCTTTTGTCGTCTCactctcagcttttcctctcAACTGTGAGGAGTTTCTCCTTGCCTTCCAGGTGTCCTCCAGCCTCACCACATGTGCCTAGAGACGGTGCCTTTGATCCGTTTGAGAAGGATGATTCTTTGCTATTTAACCCAGGCTCCTCTGGAAACTCTAATGGCAGCTGCTCAGAGTGCATAGCAAACTAGGACGCATACTGGTTTACGTCTGTGCAGAAGTGGGCTGTGCCAGAGAAATGACCAGCTTGCCACTCATAACCTTCCCAGAGGCATCTCTGTGCTGGATGGAACTGTCAGAGCGTGCTGGCTCTGCCGTTTCATCCTTCACAGACCTGGTATTTTCAAACATGTCATCCCATTTGTTCTGCTTCATCAATACCAAGTAATAAAACAATTCAAACTCCTCAGACCGGCTGCAGGAGGCATAATTGCCCTCCTGCCTTAGGCAAAATAACAGAAGAAAACCACCCATTATAAGTTCCAGCACCTTGTGCACTTTATTCCACTGCAAACAGTGATCCCTGGAGATAGTGGCTGGGTGCACAGCAGGTGCAGGGCTGTGAGCACCAGTGCCGTGGTACAAAGGGTGTCATGACTCACCCGTGGTAGCTACTGTCTTGTGAGAGGGGCCAGGGTAGGATCCGGGCCCTCCTCCAGCACAGTCCTCACAAaaccatcctcctcctcctcctccctctctgaAGAACACATTGTAACTGACATCAGTGACACTTGTCAGAAGTGGGGGCTTCAGCACTGTCTCTAATTTTGCACACCAAAGAATTTGCATTTGCCAGAGATTGCAAAtgcagaaggagggggaggGCTTATGTCCCTCCAAAAATCTGACTCAAGTGATAACTAACATCAGGAAGaggttttctgttttaaatttgaAAGATCCCCTAAAATGATTAAGGAGTAAAATTGCTTGGGATAAAATGTGCTGAATCTCTCTAAAGCTTTCGGAAAATatatgagaaaagaaataaaactattcCAAGAGTTTAGATCCTAGATATGAGCAGAGGTGACCCCCAGAGAGTCCATTATACTTAATGGTCTTACCctcatttatttctgttctatGTACAAGAAATCCTGTCGGCCTAGAGAGTCAGTAAAAGTAAAGCTATGTATTAGATGCACTTATTCTACATCAGGGTACTTAGAGACATCACTAATCCTATTTTGGAGACCTCTCAGGGTACAGTGAGCTTCCATGGCCTAAGCAGGATGGACACTTGTCCAGCTGTCCACTAGGGAGCTGGACCTATCTCCTGTGACAGGTGCTCTGTGCAGGTCAGCAAGTGTACTTGTGCGAGAGGTGTTTCATGTTTTAGTgacctggcacagggactgtgtGATCACTTAATGGCTGAAGGTTAGGAAGATCAAAAGCCTTTTTTTGATCAATAATGACACATAATTACTCTTTTTTGAGTTGCTGGTTGAAGCAgagttttcagaaataaaaacctACATGTCTCCTACAGCTGTAGATGACCATATCAACACACAAGTAAAGCACAGGTTTCTTACAGAGGCAATAAACCTCTGGTTCTGAGGCAATT harbors:
- the CABP1 gene encoding calcium-binding protein 1 isoform X5 → MGNCVKSPLRNLSKKDRELRPEEIEELREAFKEFDKDKDGFINCRDLGNCMRTMGYMPTEMELIELSQQINMNLGGHVDFEDFVELMGPKLLAETADMIGVKELRDAFREFDTNGDGEISTSELREAMKKLLGQQVGHRDIEEIIRDVDLNGDGRVDFEEFVRMMSR
- the CABP1 gene encoding calcium-binding protein 1 isoform X3 — translated: MGNCVKSPLRNLSKKIRHDEKTSYKAVQTSEEGSSAGEYQGPLMVLAQNCAVMHNLLGPACIFLRKGFAENRQPDRELRPEEIEELREAFKEFDKDKDGFINCRDLGNCMRTMGYMPTEMELIELSQQINMNLGGHVDFEDFVELMGPKLLAETADMIGVKELRDAFREFDTNGDGEISTSELREAMKKLLGQQVGHRDIEEIIRDVDLNGDGRVDFEEFVRMMSR
- the CABP1 gene encoding calcium-binding protein 1 isoform X4; this encodes MVLAQNCAVMHNLLGPACIFLRKGFAENRQPDRELRPEEIEELREAFKEFDKDKDGFINCRDLGNCMRTMGYMPTEMELIELSQQINMNLGGHVDFEDFVELMGPKLLAETADMIGVKELRDAFREFDTNGDGEISTSELREAMKKLLGQQVGHRDIEEIIRDVDLNGDGRVDFEEFVRMMSR